One genomic window of Acidobacteriota bacterium includes the following:
- a CDS encoding ATP-binding protein: MSAPDQLNLYSDLQPEPVEPESSTCTKCRGTGWEFLPALRQSRPCSCRKTNQQDTLLTRARIPIRFKNCTLSNYYPQGKPNSPEHTSQARAQQDCHHFLKEYPAIDYGLLFLGPCGVGKTHLSAAVINKLITWKNVPCLFYDFRDLLKEIQGSYNPNTHATESAVLDPVYKAEVLVLDELGANKPTAWVQDTITQIINTRYNEKKITIITSNYLDTPLPGTKPGEETLTDRVGARLRSRLYEMCKTILVQGDDYRKKVLTYKTQPSLIR; this comes from the coding sequence ATGTCAGCTCCAGATCAGCTCAATCTCTATTCAGACCTCCAGCCTGAACCAGTAGAACCTGAGTCGTCTACCTGCACCAAGTGTCGGGGTACGGGCTGGGAGTTTCTGCCAGCACTTCGCCAATCTCGCCCTTGTTCGTGCCGGAAGACCAATCAACAGGATACTTTACTCACCCGGGCCCGGATTCCAATTCGCTTTAAGAATTGCACGTTGTCCAATTATTACCCTCAAGGGAAACCCAATTCACCCGAGCACACGTCGCAGGCTCGCGCCCAACAGGACTGTCACCATTTCTTGAAAGAGTACCCGGCAATTGATTACGGGTTACTGTTTTTAGGCCCCTGTGGCGTGGGGAAAACCCATTTGTCCGCAGCGGTGATCAACAAGTTGATTACCTGGAAAAATGTACCCTGCCTGTTTTATGACTTTCGCGATTTGTTAAAAGAGATTCAGGGAAGCTATAACCCCAACACTCACGCAACGGAATCAGCCGTGCTTGATCCAGTGTACAAAGCTGAAGTGCTTGTACTGGATGAGCTTGGCGCCAATAAGCCAACTGCCTGGGTTCAGGATACGATTACCCAGATTATCAACACCCGGTACAACGAGAAGAAAATTACCATTATCACTTCAAACTATCTGGACACGCCCTTGCCGGGGACGAAACCTGGAGAAGAAACGTTGACAGATCGGGTTGGGGCACGCCTTCGATCACGGCTGTATGAAATGTGTAAAACGATTCTGGTACAGGGCGATGACTACCGGAAAAAAGTCCTGACCTATAAAACCCAACCTTCTTTGATTCGCTGA
- a CDS encoding ferrous iron transport protein A: MTRLRALLSPFTSLKTSSKLPQKLVEVPAGVRVRIRGFETMEGTETLRERGLCEEAEVRVLKAGDPLVCLVFGSRLILNRTIAEGILVEVLG; encoded by the coding sequence ATGACCAGACTTCGTGCTCTCCTTTCTCCGTTCACTTCCCTAAAAACCTCTTCCAAACTTCCCCAAAAATTGGTTGAGGTTCCCGCCGGTGTACGAGTTCGCATTCGTGGGTTTGAAACGATGGAAGGCACTGAAACGCTACGGGAACGCGGCCTGTGCGAAGAAGCCGAAGTTCGGGTCCTCAAAGCCGGTGATCCGCTTGTCTGTCTGGTCTTTGGCAGCCGCCTGATTTTGAACCGCACCATCGCCGAAGGCATCCTGGTTGAGGTTTTGGGCTAG
- a CDS encoding ferrous iron transport protein A, whose translation MTDSQSTPSPTTTPGRVTLDTLKIGQEAQIERLRGGRATAQRLQEMGLIPGTTVRVLKFAPLGDPIELMLRGYHLTLRKEEAALIEVTLSVPPA comes from the coding sequence ATGACCGATTCCCAATCAACACCATCCCCAACAACGACTCCTGGCCGGGTAACCCTTGATACCCTGAAGATTGGTCAGGAAGCCCAAATTGAGCGACTTCGCGGTGGACGCGCCACCGCCCAGCGATTACAGGAAATGGGTTTGATTCCTGGCACGACGGTCCGGGTACTGAAATTTGCTCCGCTTGGTGATCCCATCGAATTGATGCTCCGTGGCTATCATTTAACCCTTCGGAAAGAAGAAGCCGCCTTGATTGAA